TTCGTCAGATCGCGACGCTGGTCGGCGAGGACCTTCAGTGCGGGTGGCAGCGTGTCGACGGCCTCGGCGATCGTCTTCCTCTCCTCGCCCAGCCGCTTCGCCAGCCGGTCGATTCCCTTGAGCGCGCGGACGATCTCCGTGCGCTGCGCGTCCAGTCCGCCGAGGAACGTGTCGAGCTCCTTCAGCAGGGACGCGACCCGGTTCTCGCGGCCTTCCAGAGACTTGTTCAGCTCCACGGTGATCGTCTTGAGCTGGGCCACCCCACCGCCGTTGAGCAGTGCCGACAGGGCGGACAGCACCTCCTCGATCTCGGGGTTGCGGCCGCTGCGGGACAGGGGGATCACGTCGCCGTCGCGCAGCCGCCCGACGGGCGCGGTGCCGGACGGGGCGGACAGTGCCACGTACTTCTCGCCGAGCATGCTGGTCTGCCTGAGGTCGGCGACCGCGTTGGCTGGCAGCTTCACCGAGTCCGCCACGCGCAGCCGCACGCGCGCGTGCCAGCCGTCCAGCTCCACCTTCTCGACCGCGCCCACGGTGACGTCGTTCACCTTGACCGCCGACTGCGGTACCAGATCCAGTACGTCCCTGAACTCGACGGTGACGTGGTAGGCGCGGCCGTCCGCCGCGGCGCCCCCGGGGAGCTGGACGTCGTACCAGCCGTTGAACGCGCACCCGGACAGCAGCAGCGAACCCGCCGCCGTCCACGCGATCACCCGGCCCCTGCGCACCGCGCTCATGCTGTGGCCCCCAGGATTCCGCCGAGGGTCCGGTCGACCGTGCCCGTCCCCGCGGGGACGGCCGGCAGCTCGGGCAGCGAGTCGAAGAGCTTGCGCAGCTCCTCGCAGTCGGGGTTCCTGCCGCCCTCGTCCCCGGTCGTCTTGAGCAGGGAGCACAGCAGGGACGCGGGGTCCTGCGGGCTCTGCGGGTTGTCGCGGGTGTCGAGCGTGCCGGCGGACGGGTTGTAGGCGTTCTGCAGATTCGACAGACCCGTGGGGGCGACGTCCAACAGCTCCTCCAGCGCGGCCCGTTGGGTGACCAGGACCTTGGTGACCTTGCTGAGGCCCTTGACGTCCGAGGTCAGGGATTTCTTGTTGCTCTTCACGAAGTCGGACACGTCCCCGAGTGCCGCGCCCAGGTGCTCGAGCGCCGCCGCGAGGTCCCCGCGCTCCCCGGCGAGCTGCTTCGCCACGTCGGCGAGGCTCTCGTTGAACGACCGCACGCTCTTGTCGTCGGCCGCCAGTGCCGCCGTGAACACCTGAAGGTTTCGTACGGTGCCGAACAGGTCGCCCCGTCCGTCGGACAGCGTGGTGACCGCCTGCGAGAGGTCCTCGACCGTCTGGTTGAGGTGCGCGCCCTGGCCTTCAAGGTTGTCCGCGCTCACCCCGAGCAGCCGCGACAGGGAGCCCTCCTTGTTCGCGCCCTTCGGGCCGAGCGCCTCGGCGGTGGTGTGCAGGCTGTCGAAGATCCGGTCCAGCTCGACAGGGACGGCGGTGCGGGACTCGGGGATGACGGCGCCGTCCCGCAGCACCGGGCCCTTGCGGTACACCGGCAGCAGCTGCACATAACGGTCGCTGACCACCGAGGAGTTGATGATGGCGGCCCGCGCGTCCGCGGGGACCCTGCGCCCCTTGTCGTACTCCAGCTCCACCCGCACCCGGCCGCCCTCCGGCGTGATCCTCTTGACCTCGCCGACACGGACGCCGAGGACGCGGACGTCCGAGCCGGGGTAGATGCCGACGGTGCGCGGGAAGTACGCCGTGACGCGGACGGTTTCGGAGCGCGGCCACAGCACGACGGCGAGCGCGGCGACGACCGCGAGCGCGGTGAGCAGGGCCAGGGCCCGTCGGACAGGGATGCGTTGCGTCATCGCGTGCCTCCCGTGCGCGGCACGACCGGAGCGGCGACCAGGTTCTGGACGTAGGAGTCGAACCAGCGGCCGTTGCCGAGGGTGTTGGTGAAGACCCGGACGTAGGGGGCGAGCAGTTTGACGCTGCGGTCGAGGCTCGCTTGGTTGCGTTCGAGCATTGTGACGAAGGTATGGAGGTTCTTCAGGGCGCGGCCGATCTCCTTCCGGTTGTCCTCGACCAGCCCGGAGAGCTCGATGCCCAGCAGGGCGGAGCTCTTGAGCAGGGTGTGGATCGCCGCGCGCCGCCTGCTGATCTCCGCCAGCAGCTTGTCGCCGTCCTTCACCAGGGCGGAGAAGTCCTCCGTGTGCGCGGCCAGCACCTTGGTGACTCCGTTCGCGTGGTCGAGGAGCCCGTGGAGCGCCTCGTCGCGCGAGACGATGGTCCTGGAGATCCGCGACAGTCCCTCGATGGACGCCCGTACCTGCGCGGGAGAGTCCTGGAAGGTGGTGGAGATGGTGTCCAGCGCCTTCGCGAGCCGCCGGGTGTCGACCTCCTCCGTGGTGGTCGTCAGGTCACTGAACGCCTGTACGACGTCGTACGCCGACACCGTCCGCGTCAGCGGGAT
The Streptomyces sp. CGMCC 4.7035 DNA segment above includes these coding regions:
- a CDS encoding MCE family protein, encoding MTQRIPVRRALALLTALAVVAALAVVLWPRSETVRVTAYFPRTVGIYPGSDVRVLGVRVGEVKRITPEGGRVRVELEYDKGRRVPADARAAIINSSVVSDRYVQLLPVYRKGPVLRDGAVIPESRTAVPVELDRIFDSLHTTAEALGPKGANKEGSLSRLLGVSADNLEGQGAHLNQTVEDLSQAVTTLSDGRGDLFGTVRNLQVFTAALAADDKSVRSFNESLADVAKQLAGERGDLAAALEHLGAALGDVSDFVKSNKKSLTSDVKGLSKVTKVLVTQRAALEELLDVAPTGLSNLQNAYNPSAGTLDTRDNPQSPQDPASLLCSLLKTTGDEGGRNPDCEELRKLFDSLPELPAVPAGTGTVDRTLGGILGATA
- a CDS encoding MCE family protein; the encoded protein is MSAVRRGRVIAWTAAGSLLLSGCAFNGWYDVQLPGGAAADGRAYHVTVEFRDVLDLVPQSAVKVNDVTVGAVEKVELDGWHARVRLRVADSVKLPANAVADLRQTSMLGEKYVALSAPSGTAPVGRLRDGDVIPLSRSGRNPEIEEVLSALSALLNGGGVAQLKTITVELNKSLEGRENRVASLLKELDTFLGGLDAQRTEIVRALKGIDRLAKRLGEERKTIAEAVDTLPPALKVLADQRRDLTKMLTALSRLGTTGTRVVNATRDDTVADLKRLRPILEQLNKAGDDLPNSLELLTTYPFPRNATDAVKGDYVNLKITADLDLAGIYGNLTDQQGKGGGGSGQQPVPTPPLPNLPNLPSLPSVPVPTALPSTPTLPKVPTSPAAPSAPGGGGDPLCPPVCTASYGAGGDTRRLPAGIDLALAELMLKGIQP
- a CDS encoding MCE family protein; this translates as MSMRIVPGRTRRRRPEPLVKVRVLPPKLPRLPRPRLVSRGNRRPAPLVRVRVLPPELPHIRLRRPRLKPFRDRNPVVVGAVGLTVLALLTVAAFNADSLPLIGGGKTYSAAFSEAGGLKPGDEVRIAGVKVGRVEGVDLEGDHVEVTFKVKGDPAFGTATGAAIRVKTILGAKYLALNPRGPGRLKPGSEIPLTRTVSAYDVVQAFSDLTTTTEEVDTRRLAKALDTISTTFQDSPAQVRASIEGLSRISRTIVSRDEALHGLLDHANGVTKVLAAHTEDFSALVKDGDKLLAEISRRRAAIHTLLKSSALLGIELSGLVEDNRKEIGRALKNLHTFVTMLERNQASLDRSVKLLAPYVRVFTNTLGNGRWFDSYVQNLVAAPVVPRTGGTR